A region from the Vibrio navarrensis genome encodes:
- the pstB gene encoding phosphate ABC transporter ATP-binding protein PstB: protein MNKFDIENLDLFYGDNQALKAINLPIPVRQVTALIGPSGCGKSTLLRCLNRMNDLIEGVKITGKLAMDGEDIYGNVDVADLRIKVGMVFQKPNPFPMSIYENVAYGLRAQGIKDKKHIDEVVESSLRSAALWDEVKDRLKSHAFGLSGGQQQRLCIARTIAMEPDVILMDEPTSALDPIATHKIEELMEELKKNYTIVIVTHSMQQARRISDRTAFFLMGELVEHNETQVIFGEPKDDRTRGYVNGDFG from the coding sequence ATGAACAAATTTGATATCGAAAACTTAGACCTTTTCTACGGCGACAACCAAGCGCTAAAAGCGATCAATCTACCGATTCCTGTCCGCCAGGTGACGGCGCTAATCGGCCCTTCAGGCTGCGGAAAATCGACGCTGCTGCGCTGCCTCAACCGCATGAACGACCTGATTGAAGGGGTAAAAATCACCGGTAAATTGGCGATGGATGGTGAAGATATTTATGGCAACGTTGATGTCGCCGATCTGCGCATCAAAGTCGGCATGGTGTTCCAAAAGCCAAACCCGTTCCCAATGAGCATCTATGAAAACGTGGCCTATGGCCTGCGTGCCCAAGGCATCAAAGACAAAAAACACATCGATGAAGTAGTAGAAAGCTCTCTACGCAGTGCCGCGCTGTGGGATGAAGTGAAAGATCGCTTGAAATCACACGCGTTCGGCCTTTCTGGTGGTCAGCAACAGCGTTTGTGTATTGCTCGAACGATTGCCATGGAGCCGGATGTGATTCTGATGGACGAACCGACCTCCGCACTTGACCCGATCGCAACGCACAAAATCGAAGAGTTGATGGAAGAGCTGAAGAAGAACTACACCATTGTTATCGTAACCCACTCGATGCAGCAAGCGCGCCGTATCTCCGACCGTACCGCTTTCTTCCTGATGGGAGAGTTGGTGGAGCACAACGAGACGCAAGTGATTTTCGGTGAGCCGAAAGATGACCGTACTCGCGGCTATGTGAATGGTGACTTTGGTTAA
- the pstA gene encoding phosphate ABC transporter permease PstA produces MDRAKLKQARQFKDNVLSGFIWLAAALTVGFLFWIIWYILSNGLQHVDWNFITDDYTRTGDEHGIFPMIISTIYMVIASIAVAAPLGIMTAIYLTEYAKVGSRLVKVIRFCTESLAGIPSIIFGLFGMTFFVAILGLGFSILSGALTLSILILPVIIRTTEEALMAVPQTYREGSYGLGASKIYTIWRLILPSAMPGILTSVILSIGRVIGESAPVFLTAGMVARIPDSLFDSGRTLTVHLYKLTTELFTIEEWNQAYGTATVLIVLVLLINMVTKLIAKRFNTATY; encoded by the coding sequence ATGGATCGCGCAAAATTAAAACAAGCACGTCAGTTTAAAGACAATGTGTTAAGTGGCTTTATCTGGTTGGCAGCGGCTCTGACCGTTGGCTTCCTCTTCTGGATCATCTGGTACATTCTGTCGAATGGCTTACAGCACGTGGATTGGAATTTCATTACCGACGATTACACTCGTACGGGTGATGAGCACGGCATCTTCCCGATGATCATCTCAACCATTTACATGGTTATTGCTTCTATCGCAGTAGCGGCGCCTCTGGGCATCATGACCGCGATTTATTTAACCGAATACGCCAAAGTGGGTAGCCGCTTGGTCAAGGTGATTCGCTTCTGTACTGAATCGCTGGCAGGTATTCCATCAATTATCTTCGGTCTGTTTGGTATGACGTTTTTCGTTGCCATTCTTGGCCTTGGTTTCTCGATTCTCTCCGGCGCGTTAACCCTGAGTATTCTGATTTTGCCTGTGATTATCCGTACCACGGAAGAGGCGTTGATGGCCGTGCCACAGACATATCGCGAAGGCTCTTACGGTTTGGGCGCTTCTAAAATTTACACTATCTGGCGTTTGATTCTTCCAAGCGCAATGCCAGGTATCTTAACCTCGGTCATTCTAAGTATTGGTCGTGTCATCGGTGAATCCGCGCCTGTGTTCCTCACAGCAGGCATGGTTGCACGTATTCCTGATTCGTTATTCGATTCAGGCCGTACGCTAACGGTTCACCTTTATAAGCTAACCACAGAGCTGTTTACCATCGAAGAGTGGAATCAGGCTTACGGTACAGCAACGGTGCTGATTGTATTGGTCCTTCTGATCAACATGGTGACCAAACTGATCGCCAAGCGCTTCAACACCGCAACGTATTAA
- the pstC gene encoding phosphate ABC transporter permease subunit PstC produces MTIATRSEKLMNSEAKAISKSGLRTQKRVDWRERIFHGLFLTSAVIGIVSLAVIAYFIVRESIPAFQEAGVSGIVLGEDWLPPALYGVATMIVASMVSTFGAVLVGVPVGVLTAIFIAEIAPKRVADIIRPAVELLAGIPSVVYGFFGLVIIVPLIQNVFDVPAGNTILAGIIVLGVMILPTVITVSETSIRAVPRAYKEGSLALGASKIFTIFKLLVPAARSGIMTGVILGIGRALGETMAIIMVMGNAPAMPQGILDSARTLTANIAIEMSYASGVHANALYATGVVLLVFIMMLNASLLYLNREKAK; encoded by the coding sequence ATGACCATCGCAACTCGTAGTGAAAAGCTTATGAACAGTGAAGCCAAAGCTATTAGCAAATCCGGTTTACGTACACAAAAGAGAGTTGACTGGCGGGAACGTATCTTCCACGGTCTTTTCTTAACCAGCGCGGTGATTGGCATCGTCTCTTTGGCTGTGATTGCCTACTTCATTGTGCGAGAGAGTATTCCCGCTTTCCAAGAGGCTGGTGTTTCAGGCATCGTACTCGGTGAAGATTGGCTGCCACCTGCACTTTATGGTGTCGCGACCATGATCGTCGCTTCAATGGTGTCCACCTTTGGCGCTGTTTTGGTTGGTGTGCCTGTCGGGGTGTTAACCGCCATCTTTATCGCAGAAATTGCGCCAAAGCGTGTCGCCGATATCATTCGTCCAGCGGTTGAACTGCTCGCCGGCATCCCCTCGGTCGTTTACGGCTTCTTTGGCCTAGTTATCATCGTACCTCTGATCCAAAACGTTTTTGACGTCCCAGCGGGTAACACCATTTTGGCAGGGATTATTGTGCTTGGTGTGATGATTCTGCCGACGGTAATTACCGTATCAGAAACCTCGATTCGTGCGGTGCCAAGAGCTTACAAAGAGGGCTCCTTGGCGCTGGGTGCTTCGAAAATTTTTACTATCTTCAAACTGCTTGTTCCTGCTGCGCGCAGCGGCATCATGACTGGCGTTATTCTAGGAATTGGCCGAGCGCTTGGCGAAACTATGGCCATCATTATGGTGATGGGCAACGCTCCAGCCATGCCACAAGGCATTTTAGACTCCGCTCGTACACTGACGGCAAACATCGCGATTGAGATGTCCTATGCCAGTGGTGTGCACGCCAATGCACTCTACGCCACAGGTGTCGTGCTGCTGGTGTTCATCATGATGCTCAACGCATCTCTGCTTTACCTTAACCGAGAAAAAGCGAAGTAA
- a CDS encoding phosphate ABC transporter substrate-binding protein, translating to MKKTVIGAIALLGALTVTSASAKETISAVGSSSVTPLMEVFSETYMKKTPNVFIEVQGPGSSAGVKAAKNGSADLGMSSRDLKSSEKEPTLVEEVVARDGIAVVVNPKNTLKGLTAEQVTAIYKGEVTNWKQVGGEDKPIVAITRDTASGTRGAFEDIMSLKKKVSGKEVSAISQRAQVANGNGALKTMVASNPYAIGYISLGTVDESVHALAINGTDASVANVKNGSYKVARPFLVLYKQGKPSAETQKFLDWMLTPEAQTLVEKEGYISVH from the coding sequence ATGAAAAAGACAGTAATCGGTGCAATCGCTCTATTGGGCGCTCTGACAGTGACCTCAGCTTCTGCTAAAGAAACTATCTCTGCAGTGGGTTCAAGCAGTGTAACTCCACTGATGGAAGTTTTCTCTGAAACGTACATGAAGAAAACCCCAAATGTATTTATCGAAGTACAAGGACCGGGTTCTTCTGCTGGTGTGAAAGCGGCGAAAAACGGCAGTGCCGACCTTGGCATGTCATCTCGTGACCTAAAATCTTCTGAAAAAGAGCCAACTTTGGTTGAAGAAGTGGTCGCTCGTGACGGTATCGCAGTGGTGGTTAACCCTAAAAACACGCTAAAAGGCCTGACGGCTGAACAAGTGACTGCAATTTACAAAGGTGAAGTGACCAACTGGAAACAAGTTGGCGGCGAAGACAAACCAATCGTTGCGATTACTCGTGACACCGCTTCGGGTACTCGCGGCGCATTCGAAGACATCATGAGCTTGAAAAAGAAAGTCTCTGGTAAAGAAGTATCGGCTATCTCTCAACGCGCTCAAGTCGCCAACGGTAACGGTGCGCTGAAAACTATGGTTGCTTCAAACCCATACGCAATTGGTTATATTTCACTGGGCACTGTGGATGAATCCGTTCACGCACTCGCGATTAACGGTACCGACGCATCGGTAGCTAACGTGAAAAACGGCTCTTACAAAGTAGCGCGTCCTTTCCTCGTGCTTTACAAGCAAGGCAAACCTTCAGCAGAAACTCAGAAGTTCCTAGATTGGATGCTGACACCTGAAGCACAAACTCTGGTAGAGAAAGAAGGCTACATCTCAGTTCACTAA
- a CDS encoding methyl-accepting chemotaxis protein — protein sequence MRQLLSALSIKAQILLPVAFTIVLLLAGLTVGTSTLKQAFERVTVSTEQLIVHKSELGEIVDNMYAMRIKAIYSLFNPDDVSTLSQVLGERQSNIRLLLNQISTMDGLETETQQMRQALDHYVSYSRNTMLPLLNTKHHERYPPPGFQEQYDNAMSAYRFAGEEMVKAIDRLSTKLNQMALDEVSETGQQHDKTLMVSVFAMIGILTVAALISLLLASLIVKPIRALQQTMQQVASGNLLVNAEVEGKNEVAQLAQDVNSTVKQLRQTVDSLVRISVDVASASTELAAVMTQSSVNSDQEKSEVEQVASAVNQMESTAADVTANAAKADGAANQANQLAKRSLNMFEQNSRANDKMAEQLNNAAQVVTSLKTQSEQIGKVIEVIQGISEQTNLLALNAAIEAARAGESGRGFAVVADEVRMLAARTQDSTKEIQAIIEELQNQSGRANESMNSSLQMLTSNQTLASDVSATLQEISHSIEELALINAQVATASEEQNQVTSDINSNLSNIYELVSQNVTGITQAAAASHELSNLAENQKQQLAYFKV from the coding sequence ATGCGTCAATTACTTAGCGCACTGTCGATCAAGGCACAAATTTTGCTGCCGGTCGCGTTTACCATTGTTCTTTTACTCGCAGGGCTCACCGTAGGCACAAGCACACTTAAGCAGGCGTTTGAACGCGTCACTGTCTCCACAGAGCAGCTCATCGTACACAAAAGTGAGTTGGGCGAAATCGTCGATAACATGTACGCCATGCGCATCAAGGCCATTTATAGCCTGTTTAATCCCGATGATGTCAGTACCTTGAGTCAAGTCCTCGGTGAGAGACAAAGCAATATTCGCCTCTTGCTTAACCAGATAAGCACCATGGATGGCTTAGAAACGGAGACGCAGCAAATGCGTCAGGCGCTGGATCACTACGTAAGCTATTCTCGCAATACCATGCTGCCACTGCTCAATACCAAGCATCACGAGCGTTACCCGCCACCGGGCTTTCAGGAGCAATACGATAACGCCATGAGCGCCTATCGCTTCGCTGGCGAAGAGATGGTGAAAGCGATTGATCGACTGTCCACAAAGCTCAATCAGATGGCATTAGATGAGGTCAGCGAAACGGGGCAACAGCACGATAAAACCCTGATGGTATCCGTGTTCGCCATGATTGGCATTCTGACCGTCGCCGCGCTGATTAGCCTGCTGTTAGCCAGCCTGATCGTTAAGCCGATCCGAGCTTTGCAGCAGACGATGCAACAAGTCGCCAGCGGTAACTTGCTGGTTAACGCCGAGGTAGAAGGCAAAAATGAAGTCGCGCAACTGGCGCAAGATGTCAACAGCACGGTGAAGCAGTTACGCCAAACCGTCGATTCTCTGGTGCGTATCAGTGTCGATGTGGCGTCAGCGTCGACCGAACTTGCTGCCGTAATGACACAGTCGAGTGTCAACTCTGATCAAGAAAAGAGCGAAGTCGAACAGGTGGCTTCCGCCGTCAACCAGATGGAATCGACCGCCGCCGATGTGACCGCCAACGCGGCCAAAGCAGATGGTGCTGCCAATCAAGCCAATCAACTGGCTAAACGTAGCCTAAATATGTTCGAACAAAACAGCCGTGCCAACGACAAGATGGCCGAGCAGCTTAACAACGCCGCCCAAGTGGTCACCTCGCTGAAAACCCAATCGGAACAAATTGGCAAAGTGATTGAAGTGATTCAAGGCATCTCGGAGCAAACCAACCTACTCGCGCTCAACGCCGCCATAGAAGCAGCGCGAGCGGGTGAAAGCGGCCGAGGGTTTGCGGTGGTCGCCGATGAAGTACGTATGCTCGCAGCAAGAACGCAAGACTCGACCAAAGAGATCCAAGCCATCATTGAAGAGCTGCAAAATCAATCGGGGCGGGCCAACGAGAGCATGAACTCCAGTTTGCAAATGCTGACCAGTAACCAAACCTTGGCCAGCGATGTCAGTGCCACACTGCAGGAGATCAGCCATTCGATTGAAGAACTGGCACTGATCAACGCTCAAGTGGCGACCGCGTCTGAAGAACAAAATCAGGTGACGTCAGACATCAACAGCAATCTGAGCAATATCTACGAACTGGTGAGTCAAAATGTTACAGGCATTACCCAAGCGGCGGCGGCGAGCCACGAGCTTTCTAACTTGGCGGAGAACCAAAAGCAACAATTGGCTTACTTCAAGGTTTAA
- a CDS encoding DUF1566 domain-containing protein: MKKLITALALAAASQTAIAAQECSIDIAKSAPNSRYDYSAQGTVTDLKTGLTWMRCPVGMSWNTAQQACTGTADQVTWQSALLTAQQIRDESGNHALHNFAEKKQWRLPNIKELVALTEHACFGPAMNGTAFASGYTVETGDLSGYIWSNTPSGDGQGIMTFDSVNGEVYNYPHSAQSSTFSMLLVTDEQ; encoded by the coding sequence ATGAAAAAATTAATCACCGCACTGGCGCTCGCTGCGGCGTCTCAAACGGCGATAGCCGCGCAAGAGTGTTCAATTGATATCGCCAAAAGTGCCCCAAACTCGCGTTATGATTACTCCGCGCAAGGTACAGTAACCGATTTGAAAACAGGTTTGACGTGGATGCGCTGCCCGGTTGGTATGAGTTGGAATACGGCGCAGCAAGCGTGTACGGGTACGGCTGACCAGGTGACGTGGCAAAGTGCACTTTTGACCGCCCAGCAGATCCGCGATGAGTCGGGTAACCATGCACTGCACAATTTTGCGGAGAAAAAGCAGTGGCGTTTGCCAAACATTAAAGAGTTGGTCGCTTTGACCGAGCACGCTTGCTTCGGCCCGGCGATGAATGGGACGGCGTTTGCTAGCGGCTACACGGTGGAAACAGGGGATTTAAGCGGTTATATCTGGAGCAACACACCAAGTGGTGATGGGCAGGGGATCATGACCTTTGATTCCGTTAATGGTGAGGTGTACAACTACCCTCATTCTGCGCAGAGCAGCACCTTCTCAATGTTATTGGTGACCGACGAACAATAA
- a CDS encoding DUF1566 domain-containing protein, which translates to MKFQYSVIAISLALAGCGGGGGGSGSGSEVPTYQVSGNIAMPGSLLDTSVCIDDNQNFVCDSTELKAKSDNSGKFSLTSTNKNILISTILAQVDNGAGQVVPLAAPGQRLAQGNRINGVTTLLAGLVNDGYTLEQAEQIVQSQLTAAGVSLSGSVLANASENALVTLEQNTLALLAEMTTDQMRSGVSLLAQDLSFDGKSLTAALLTSPERAALVANIVSEVQRRIGHNDTGATLYFTDGDQEVAEAQESYPGQDAEYGLDNSDQQTLTGNGFKFVKLDAKGQTLADDATNWACTLDERSGLVWENKSGDASSVQFKDRTFVFESQTFKPYSDDLQVVGCVEAKDNLCSTQQYVAHMNQQSLCGITQWRLPTYLEFYDIIDFGETAKDENDQVYGLDVRYFPQQTQGSPDLNTGAIWLNNISFNSYSPYQTLGVVQFPVVATKGADRGYVSFVEIYSDKVSPDSGTSFQFPIRLVAAKEQ; encoded by the coding sequence ATGAAGTTTCAATATTCTGTCATTGCTATCTCTTTAGCTCTTGCTGGCTGCGGTGGTGGAGGCGGCGGTAGCGGTAGCGGTAGCGAAGTGCCAACCTACCAAGTGTCAGGAAATATCGCGATGCCCGGTTCACTGCTCGATACGTCGGTGTGTATCGATGACAACCAAAATTTTGTCTGCGATAGCACTGAGCTGAAAGCGAAAAGCGACAATAGCGGCAAATTCTCTCTTACCTCGACCAACAAAAACATCTTGATCAGCACGATCCTGGCGCAAGTGGATAACGGAGCAGGGCAGGTCGTACCGCTGGCGGCTCCGGGGCAACGACTCGCCCAGGGGAATCGCATCAATGGCGTGACCACCTTGCTGGCGGGGTTGGTCAATGATGGTTACACCTTAGAGCAAGCGGAGCAGATCGTGCAATCGCAGTTGACCGCGGCGGGCGTATCGCTAAGTGGCAGTGTGCTGGCAAATGCCAGTGAAAACGCGTTGGTGACGCTGGAACAAAACACGCTGGCCTTGCTGGCTGAGATGACGACAGATCAAATGAGAAGCGGCGTTTCGTTGTTAGCGCAGGATCTGAGTTTTGACGGCAAATCCCTCACGGCTGCGCTCCTTACTTCACCGGAGCGCGCTGCACTCGTTGCGAACATCGTCTCCGAAGTACAGCGTCGTATCGGCCACAATGATACAGGCGCGACACTCTATTTCACCGATGGCGATCAAGAGGTGGCGGAAGCGCAAGAGTCTTACCCTGGGCAGGATGCAGAATATGGCCTTGATAACAGCGACCAACAAACGCTGACGGGCAACGGTTTCAAATTTGTTAAGTTGGATGCCAAAGGTCAAACCTTAGCCGATGACGCGACCAATTGGGCTTGTACGCTGGATGAGCGTAGCGGGCTGGTGTGGGAAAACAAAAGTGGCGATGCCAGCTCAGTGCAGTTTAAGGATCGCACCTTTGTGTTTGAGTCACAGACTTTCAAACCTTACAGCGACGATCTGCAAGTGGTTGGTTGTGTCGAGGCCAAAGACAATCTCTGCTCTACCCAACAATACGTTGCACACATGAACCAACAAAGTCTGTGTGGCATCACTCAGTGGCGTTTGCCGACCTACCTTGAGTTTTACGACATCATCGACTTTGGGGAAACGGCCAAAGATGAAAACGATCAAGTCTATGGTCTCGATGTCCGCTATTTCCCCCAGCAGACACAAGGCAGCCCAGATCTTAATACTGGCGCGATTTGGCTGAACAACATTAGCTTCAACAGCTATTCGCCATATCAAACTTTGGGCGTGGTTCAGTTTCCGGTGGTCGCGACCAAAGGTGCGGATCGTGGATACGTGAGCTTTGTGGAAATTTACTCCGATAAGGTGAGCCCAGATAGCGGTACTTCCTTCCAATTCCCAATCCGTCTGGTTGCAGCAAAGGAGCAGTAA
- a CDS encoding proprotein convertase P-domain-containing protein: MKLTPLALSLLVAAAPAIQAGQWDYPAEGTTVADAAQAKSYLDAHYAQDGEFILRYQTASKLGRHYNFDVWVNGVYQPQRALVVTTNPEQQVVRVFKSVQDTQLRNGQALVAAEIESPRTLEAKEPPALSSGSLLDVTVSLFDPDLRTMQQQAAPETVWSSLDEYPQAVEYVEKSIQVLQADGQLYLANPRVKQVDAQALLAVTEQGGEPVRDSGDFLAPEGVEAFPSIDALQSVRLGDDAFPQLMAFYHLDSSLRYLASLNYTLFREPLRFDARGLAKDNSSYYYGPRAVMFGIGGASPDAIDADVIRHELGHGIHYQIVPDWAYGHTGAIGEGLGDYWAGSASYRQQYLDASRRGQEFEIDTVFNWDGVFGVRRSTRSLWNQRARYFEEAEYPAHVSVGGELGDELWSTPLFQALKAAVARYGDGSDSVFREFDTIVLEGMYGVGRGVKMHDLAESTVFAAKTLFPNKEYAQFLIESFNRHNLLKAPFNVRYNSRYIGQNEPVELSLTANERQASIQGQWQLNGAKVREIATTLSDAQTLQVALPDGLVCGAQFDSTVALDYQFADRLKAQSWRDIVSLVNGTPLLQTPARNLNAPLLDAKVDSQGRTSPGNKIFVQTLTDKTRKIDSSFAVYLHIEHSALQDLQVTLISPQGKSVPLLSHQSGSQHGFQGYFTAQYDEELQALLGEPSWGTWRLEISDRISGNVGVLKSWGVSHFAQYQCSAGSRNNTDGESQSSRSGGSGSPFALLGLLLLAMVRALRSR; this comes from the coding sequence ATGAAGTTAACCCCTTTAGCGCTGTCACTTTTGGTTGCGGCAGCGCCAGCGATTCAGGCCGGACAGTGGGATTACCCTGCCGAAGGCACGACGGTCGCCGATGCCGCGCAAGCCAAAAGCTACCTTGATGCCCATTATGCGCAGGACGGCGAGTTTATCTTGCGCTACCAAACGGCGTCGAAGCTGGGCCGCCATTACAATTTTGATGTTTGGGTCAATGGTGTTTATCAGCCGCAGCGCGCCTTGGTCGTGACGACTAACCCAGAGCAGCAAGTGGTGCGTGTGTTTAAAAGTGTGCAAGACACGCAGCTGCGTAACGGCCAAGCGCTGGTGGCGGCAGAAATCGAGTCACCGCGCACGCTGGAAGCAAAGGAGCCGCCAGCACTGAGCTCAGGTAGTTTACTGGATGTTACAGTCTCGCTGTTTGACCCAGATCTGCGCACCATGCAGCAACAAGCGGCGCCAGAGACGGTCTGGTCCTCATTGGATGAATACCCGCAAGCGGTCGAGTATGTTGAGAAATCCATTCAAGTTTTGCAAGCCGATGGCCAGCTCTACCTTGCCAATCCGCGTGTTAAGCAAGTGGACGCGCAGGCGCTGCTCGCGGTCACTGAGCAGGGTGGCGAGCCTGTGCGTGACAGTGGTGATTTCTTAGCGCCTGAGGGCGTTGAAGCATTTCCTTCTATTGATGCGTTGCAAAGTGTGCGTTTGGGTGACGACGCTTTTCCGCAGCTCATGGCGTTTTATCATCTCGATAGCTCGCTGCGCTATTTAGCCAGCCTGAACTACACCTTGTTTAGAGAGCCACTGCGTTTTGATGCGCGCGGTTTAGCCAAGGACAATTCCAGTTACTACTACGGCCCGCGTGCGGTGATGTTCGGTATCGGTGGCGCGTCGCCTGACGCCATCGATGCCGACGTGATCCGTCATGAGCTCGGTCACGGCATTCATTATCAGATAGTACCGGACTGGGCTTATGGACACACAGGAGCGATTGGCGAAGGGCTGGGAGACTATTGGGCAGGCAGCGCCAGCTATCGTCAGCAATATTTGGACGCTTCTCGTCGCGGTCAAGAGTTTGAGATTGATACCGTATTTAATTGGGATGGTGTGTTTGGCGTGCGCCGCTCGACCCGCAGCTTGTGGAATCAGCGCGCGCGCTACTTCGAAGAGGCCGAATACCCCGCGCACGTGAGTGTGGGAGGTGAATTAGGTGACGAGCTTTGGTCAACGCCGCTGTTTCAAGCGCTCAAAGCGGCGGTCGCCCGTTATGGTGATGGCAGTGACAGCGTGTTTCGAGAGTTTGACACCATTGTGCTTGAGGGCATGTACGGGGTTGGCCGTGGGGTAAAAATGCACGATTTAGCGGAGTCGACGGTTTTTGCTGCCAAAACGCTGTTTCCAAACAAGGAATATGCGCAGTTTCTTATTGAAAGCTTCAATCGTCATAACCTGCTCAAAGCGCCATTCAACGTGCGCTACAACTCCCGTTACATTGGACAAAACGAGCCAGTTGAACTCAGCCTGACGGCCAATGAGCGCCAAGCGAGCATTCAAGGTCAATGGCAGCTCAACGGAGCGAAGGTGCGAGAGATCGCGACCACCTTATCGGATGCGCAAACCTTGCAGGTCGCACTGCCCGATGGGCTTGTTTGTGGCGCGCAGTTTGACTCGACAGTGGCGTTGGATTATCAGTTCGCCGACAGACTAAAAGCGCAGTCGTGGCGCGACATCGTATCGCTAGTGAACGGCACGCCGCTGCTGCAAACCCCAGCCAGAAACCTGAATGCGCCTTTGCTGGATGCCAAAGTCGATAGCCAAGGCAGGACTAGCCCCGGCAACAAGATCTTTGTGCAAACCCTAACCGACAAAACGCGCAAAATTGACAGCAGCTTCGCCGTTTATTTGCACATCGAGCACAGCGCACTGCAAGACCTGCAGGTGACGTTGATCTCTCCGCAAGGCAAATCGGTGCCACTGCTCAGTCACCAATCTGGCTCTCAACACGGTTTTCAAGGTTACTTCACGGCTCAGTATGACGAGGAGCTGCAAGCGCTACTTGGCGAGCCAAGCTGGGGCACTTGGCGTCTTGAAATATCTGATCGCATCTCGGGGAACGTTGGGGTTCTGAAATCGTGGGGCGTAAGTCATTTTGCTCAATATCAGTGCAGTGCGGGCAGCCGCAACAATACGGATGGTGAGAGCCAGAGCAGCCGTTCCGGTGGCAGCGGTTCTCCTTTTGCTTTGCTCGGGCTGCTACTGCTTGCCATGGTGAGAGCCTTGCGCTCTCGATAA